AGTAGGTCCTTCACTTGGTGCCGAATCGATCAGAGCAGGATCATTATCACTGGCCATCGGACTGGTACTGGTGCTTTTATTTATGATTGCCTACTACTCCACTGCCGGAATAGTATCCAATGTAGTGCTTGTACTCAACCTCTTTTTCATTATGGGTGTGCTCGCCTCATTTGGCGCATCACTTACCCTACCGGGAATTGCAGGTATAGTATTGACCATAGGTATGGCTGTAGATGCCAATGTCATTATTTTTGAAAGAATAAGGGAAGAATTGATCAGAGGAAAAGGATTGCGCCTGGCTATCTCAGACGGATACAGCGCTTCCTATTCAGCAATTATAGATGCCAATGTCACTACACTTATCACAGGATTTATACTCCTGTTTTTCGGGCTTGGTCCTGTGAAAGGTTTTGCAACTGTACTGGTAATTGGTATTTTCTCTTCATTGATTACAGCAGTCCTGGTTTCCAGACTTATTATCGATAAATTCACAGATAGAGAAAAGGGTATTAAATTCTTTAATAAGTTTTCAGAAGGCTTTTTCAAAAACCTGGACTTGAAACTACTCGACAAAAGAAAGATTGCATATGGTTTGAGTTCTATTGTTATTATCCTTGGTCTTGTATCTATGATGACAAAAGGCTTCCAAATGGGTGTAGATTTTCAGGGGGGGCGCTCTTATGTAGTTCGCTTTGATCAAAGTGTAAAAGCAGTGGATATATCAAAAGCACTGGAAGATGAATTTGAAGCTGCTCCGCAGGTAAAAACTTATGGTGCTGATAACCAGGTGAAAATTACTACTGCCTATAGAATAAATGAAGATGGAATTGAAATTGATGGAGAAATAGAGGAACTGCTTTACAGCGGTGTGAAAGAATTTTTCGTTGAACAACCTGATAAAGAAACCTTTCTTGCAGAACATAAAATGAGCTCTATTAAAGTAGGCCCTACTATTGCCGATGATATTTTGAAAGGCGCTTATTTTGCTGCTGTATTCTCATTTATTGGAATATTCCTTTATATTCTGGTGCGTTTCAGAAAATGGCAATTTGGTCTGGGTGCTTTAGCAGCTGTTGTTCATGATATGCTTATTGTGCTAAGTATCTTTTCGATTTTTGGAGGCATTCTTCCATTCTCATTAGAAATAGATCAAGCATTTATAGCTGCATTGCTTACAGTTATCGGTTACTCTATTAACGATACAGTAGTTGTATTTGACCGTATCAGGGAATATATCAACTTGCATCCAACTACTGGCATTACAGGTACTGCAAACATGGCCATTGACCACACTTTGAGCAGAACATTGATCACATCACTCACAACATTATTTGTAGTCGTTATTTTATTTATATTTGGTGGTGAAGTGATAAGAGGTTTCTCATTTGCACTGTTGATAGGAATCATAGTGGGTACCTATTCATCCGTATTCATTGCATCTCCTATTGCAGTTGATACTTTGAAAAAAGCAGGTACTAAATAACAATTAACAAATTCAACAAACATAAAACCGGTTACTATTGCAGTACCGGTTTTTTTTGTTTGGGCATACCTTTGCAGCTTAAGTAATTAAATGAATTCGGTAAACTCCGAATACACTTATTTAAAAATCCAATTTCAAACAAGAGTAGTAAAAGCTTATTTTTGCTCAAAATAAAACAAAACCTATGTTGCCCAGAAATATTTATGAGGAAGAACACAAAATGTTTTTACAATCAGTTAAGGATTTTGCTAAAAAGGAAATTGCGCCTTATCACGAGCAATGGGAAAAGGATAAAATGGTTTCCAGGGAATCCTGGAAAAAACTGGGCGAGGCCGGATTCCTTTGCATGCAAGCTCCGGAGGAATACGGAGGTCTGGGCATTACGGATTTTCGCTACAATGCGGCTTTTACAGAAGCGCTGGGGCTTACGGGATTTGCAGGGCCGGCAGTTGGCTACCCCCTGCATTCGGATATTGTATTCCCATATATTTTGCACAATGCCAACGAGACTACCAAAAAGAAATACATTCCCGGTATGGTCAGCGGAGAATTGATTTCTGCAATTGCCATGACAGAACCTGGGGCGGGCAGTGATTTACAAAATATCAGAACTACTGCTGTTGACAAAGGTGACTATTATTTGGTAAATGGATCTAAGACTTTTATCACCAATGGGTATTTGTGCGATATCGCTGTGGTGGCTGTCAAAACAGACCCCAGTAAAGGAGCAAAAGGCATAAGCCTTTTAGTCATTGATGCTGATAGTGAAGGTTTTTCCAAAGGGGAGCCTTTTGAA
This window of the Chitinophagales bacterium genome carries:
- a CDS encoding acyl-CoA dehydrogenase family protein encodes the protein MLPRNIYEEEHKMFLQSVKDFAKKEIAPYHEQWEKDKMVSRESWKKLGEAGFLCMQAPEEYGGLGITDFRYNAAFTEALGLTGFAGPAVGYPLHSDIVFPYILHNANETTKKKYIPGMVSGELISAIAMTEPGAGSDLQNIRTTAVDKGDYYLVNGSKTFITNGYLCDIAVVAVKTDPSKGAKGISLLVIDADSEGFSKGEPFEKVGLHAQDTCELFFNDVKVPKENLLGQEGSGFAYLMQELSQERLVVALGAVAAAENTIDVTLQYVQEREAFGSPIAKFQNTRFKLAEIITETQIQRVFADRCVELHNEGKLDAASASMAKYAATDLQCKVADECLQLHGGYGYIWEYQVARSYADARVQRIYAGTNEIMKELIARKFLGK